The following are encoded in a window of Streptococcus pasteurianus genomic DNA:
- a CDS encoding phosphopantothenate--cysteine ligase: MKILITSGGTTEKIDSVRGITNHATGSLGKYIAEMFLQNGHEVTLVTTKGAVKPQKQPYLTTYIVSNVDSLVETLEPLVKTHDIFIHSMAVSDYTPLYMTDLDEIENAEHISDLLTQQNTESKISSKADYQVLFLKKTPKVISLIKTWNPDIMLIGFKLLVNISKDELFAVARASLKKNKAHYIVANDLSEINGTQHHAYLLSENDVTEAETKAELAKLIFERVTNHD, from the coding sequence ATGAAAATCTTAATCACATCTGGTGGAACAACCGAAAAAATCGATTCTGTTCGTGGTATTACTAATCACGCAACAGGAAGTTTAGGAAAATACATTGCAGAAATGTTTTTACAAAATGGGCACGAGGTGACTTTAGTAACAACCAAAGGAGCTGTCAAACCACAAAAACAACCATATTTGACAACCTATATCGTCTCAAATGTTGATAGTTTGGTTGAAACTTTAGAGCCACTTGTTAAGACACATGACATTTTTATTCATAGCATGGCTGTGTCTGATTACACTCCTCTCTATATGACTGATTTAGATGAGATTGAAAATGCTGAGCACATTTCAGATTTGCTGACACAGCAAAATACCGAATCAAAAATTTCATCTAAAGCAGACTATCAAGTGCTCTTTTTAAAGAAAACGCCTAAAGTTATCAGCTTGATCAAAACATGGAATCCTGATATCATGCTGATTGGCTTTAAATTATTGGTTAACATCAGCAAGGATGAATTGTTTGCGGTGGCGCGTGCTAGTTTGAAGAAAAATAAAGCACACTATATCGTCGCCAATGATTTAAGTGAAATCAATGGGACACAGCACCACGCTTATTTGCTCAGTGAAAACGACGTAACCGAAGCCGAAACAAAAGCTGAGCTGGCTAAATTAATTTTTGAAAGGGTGACAAATCATGACTAA
- the coaC gene encoding phosphopantothenoylcysteine decarboxylase, which produces MTKTIVLAVSGSISAYKAADLSNQLTKLGYQVHVLMTEAATQFITPLTLQVLSKNPVHLDVMKEDDPKVVNHIELAKQADLFVVAPASANTIAKLAHGIADNIVTATALALPTDTPKLIAPAMNTKMYDNPLTQRNLQILQEVGYQEIEPRSSMLACGDVGRGALAELDAIIQKIQDTIEN; this is translated from the coding sequence ATGACTAAAACAATCGTACTGGCTGTTTCAGGGAGCATTTCTGCCTATAAAGCAGCTGATTTAAGCAATCAGTTAACCAAATTAGGGTATCAAGTGCACGTTTTAATGACTGAGGCTGCAACGCAATTTATAACGCCACTAACATTGCAAGTTTTATCAAAAAATCCTGTTCATCTTGATGTTATGAAAGAAGACGACCCAAAAGTTGTTAATCATATTGAACTAGCAAAACAAGCCGACTTATTCGTAGTTGCTCCTGCTTCTGCTAATACAATCGCTAAATTAGCTCATGGTATCGCAGATAATATTGTTACAGCAACTGCGCTAGCTTTGCCGACAGATACTCCCAAATTGATTGCGCCAGCTATGAATACCAAGATGTATGACAATCCACTAACGCAACGCAATTTACAAATCTTGCAAGAAGTCGGTTATCAAGAAATTGAACCGCGTTCAAGCATGCTTGCCTGCGGTGATGTTGGACGTGGTGCTCTTGCTGAATTAGACGCTATCATTCAAAAAATTCAAGACACCATTGAGAACTAA